In one window of Bizionia sp. M204 DNA:
- a CDS encoding FG-GAP-like repeat-containing protein, protein MRENQLFKGLLMSLIFMACALQTTAQVFQRADAVSGLGNLEQNSGVAVADYDGDNVMDIFVVAEAIDVNGIERTHSKLFKNNNDGSFTDVTVAAGLNNMLISDYSQDGVFYSFDGFKQGAFWGDYNNDGFPDLFITNTFNVLLYQNNGDGTFSNITASAGFNLATTCQYMGATWFDYNNDGFLDIYINDWGGCSSNLLYRNNADGTFTDVTVSTGIAEVTPRESFTAMPFDFNQDGFIDLYVSNDFDEINYLYINNGGTSFTEQASAVGLNNNFDDMGIAMGDYNNDGFFDFFITGIDETALFTNTGTNTFTENSLANNIAGNGWAWGTKFADFDLDGDEDLFIANGYTFENRNAEYNVYYKNKYVEGDNNFENATIASNLHDLTISIEAVDFDYDNDGDLDLYLTNSDINSFLYENTLLNVGDPNPVHFFKLSLEGTTSNKSAIGTEVTITTASGTFKRYFNGVGFLGQSIKPVHFGLNTDTQISDVTIKWPSGTVESYQNIAADSHFKATEGAGMVDLMISPSVKIFGCTDPTSCSYNPSATVDDGSCTYLASDVISGTTIVGFLDEETYTYPLSDPSSTLAWTVTGGELVSGQGTNSLTVKWGINDTGKITVKETSTLCSSPVVELDVDIVIYETPDNVSIARLWNEALLEAIRKDFARPTVHARNLFHSSVAMYDIWAIYDKIENPGNGQHGDPYLVGNTVHGFTSTLQAFSPLEGNTASVNKAVSYAMYRLLTHRFQNSPGVFQTQQRFNFLMDQLGYSTGVTSTDYTSGNAAELGNYIGQILIDYGNSDGAREATGYDNAYYQPVNPPLAPAYEAVSLTDPNRWQSLSLDTYIDQSGNLIDGDVINFLSPEWGDVTPFAMSSGDKDIFQRDGDDYSVYHNPANPPYIDNTNTSVSSEAYKWNFSMVSVWGSHLDPADGVMWDISPGAIGNTPISSFPTDYTQYPTFYNRVVGGDPGTGRNLNPVTNQPYQPQVVPRGDYTRVLAEFWADGPDSETPPGHWFTLLNHVSDNPLLEKKLNGTGDVLEPVEWDVKSYFILGGAMHDAAITAWSIKGWYDYIRPISAIRYMADLGQSSDDQLASYHPQGIKLEPGFVELVESGDPLAGGFDQNVGKIKLYSWKGPDFVSNTDTDTAGVGWILSENWWPYQRPSFVTPPFAGFISGHSTYSRAAAEVMTLITGDEYFPGGMGEFVAYKNDFLVFEEGPSVDITLQWATYRDASDQCSLSRIWGGIHPPADDIPGRIIGETIGIEAYNFAIPYFNGSTLGVDSFALNTSTIYPNPVTSGGTINITHANPDDNYKLYDVSGRSITLSNTQYDGFSGNTRVTIPPTTATGVYILSGNNFSQKIIISGN, encoded by the coding sequence ATGAGGGAAAATCAACTATTTAAAGGCTTATTAATGAGTCTTATTTTCATGGCTTGTGCGTTGCAAACTACAGCGCAAGTTTTTCAACGCGCTGATGCGGTTTCTGGTTTAGGAAACCTTGAACAAAATAGTGGTGTTGCCGTTGCAGATTATGATGGTGATAACGTTATGGATATTTTTGTAGTAGCCGAAGCCATTGATGTAAACGGTATTGAGCGAACACACAGTAAATTATTTAAAAATAATAACGACGGTTCCTTTACAGATGTAACGGTAGCTGCTGGATTAAATAATATGCTAATTTCAGATTATAGTCAAGATGGTGTGTTTTATAGCTTTGACGGATTTAAACAAGGTGCTTTTTGGGGGGATTATAATAATGATGGTTTCCCAGATTTGTTTATAACCAACACCTTTAATGTGTTATTATATCAAAATAACGGCGATGGTACATTTTCTAATATCACAGCAAGTGCGGGATTTAATTTAGCCACTACTTGTCAGTATATGGGAGCCACTTGGTTTGATTATAATAACGATGGGTTTTTAGATATCTATATTAATGATTGGGGTGGATGTTCTTCAAACCTTTTATATCGTAATAATGCAGATGGTACTTTTACAGATGTAACCGTTTCTACTGGAATTGCTGAAGTAACGCCTAGAGAGAGCTTTACAGCCATGCCTTTTGATTTTAATCAAGATGGGTTTATAGATTTATACGTAAGTAATGATTTTGATGAAATTAATTATTTGTATATCAATAATGGTGGCACCAGTTTTACAGAGCAAGCTAGCGCCGTTGGTTTAAATAATAATTTTGATGACATGGGTATTGCCATGGGCGATTATAATAATGATGGTTTTTTTGATTTTTTTATAACAGGAATAGATGAAACCGCTTTATTTACCAATACAGGAACCAATACATTTACAGAGAATAGTTTAGCCAATAATATTGCTGGTAACGGATGGGCTTGGGGTACCAAGTTTGCCGATTTCGATTTAGACGGTGATGAAGATTTGTTTATTGCAAATGGATATACGTTCGAAAATAGAAATGCAGAATATAATGTATACTATAAAAACAAATATGTTGAAGGAGATAATAATTTTGAAAATGCAACCATAGCATCAAACCTTCATGATTTAACAATTAGTATTGAAGCCGTTGATTTTGATTATGACAATGATGGTGATTTAGATTTATACCTGACCAATAGTGATATAAACTCCTTTTTATATGAAAATACGTTATTAAATGTGGGTGATCCAAATCCCGTACATTTCTTTAAATTGTCTTTGGAAGGAACAACTTCTAACAAAAGTGCTATCGGTACAGAAGTAACAATTACTACCGCTTCTGGGACTTTTAAACGTTACTTTAATGGTGTTGGATTTTTAGGTCAGAGCATCAAACCCGTTCATTTTGGTTTAAATACAGATACGCAAATTAGTGATGTTACAATTAAGTGGCCGTCAGGTACTGTAGAGTCGTATCAAAATATTGCCGCTGATTCACACTTTAAAGCAACTGAAGGTGCAGGTATGGTGGATTTAATGATTTCACCAAGTGTTAAAATATTTGGTTGTACAGATCCTACGTCATGTTCCTACAATCCGTCAGCAACAGTTGATGATGGTTCATGTACCTATTTGGCTTCTGATGTTATTTCAGGTACTACAATAGTAGGTTTTTTAGACGAAGAAACATATACCTACCCGTTATCTGATCCTAGCTCAACTCTTGCATGGACGGTTACAGGAGGAGAATTAGTTAGTGGTCAAGGAACAAATAGTCTTACTGTAAAATGGGGAATAAATGACACAGGAAAAATAACCGTAAAAGAAACGAGCACCTTATGTTCAAGTCCAGTGGTTGAATTGGACGTAGATATCGTTATTTATGAAACACCAGACAATGTGTCCATTGCTAGACTTTGGAATGAGGCGTTACTTGAGGCCATTAGAAAAGATTTTGCTAGACCAACCGTACACGCTAGAAATTTATTTCATTCCAGTGTTGCTATGTATGATATATGGGCAATTTATGATAAAATTGAAAACCCAGGAAATGGACAACACGGTGATCCATATTTAGTAGGAAATACAGTGCATGGTTTTACGAGCACACTGCAAGCTTTTTCACCATTAGAAGGTAATACAGCGTCCGTTAATAAAGCGGTTAGTTACGCTATGTATAGATTATTAACCCATAGGTTTCAAAATTCACCTGGTGTTTTTCAAACACAACAACGTTTTAATTTTTTAATGGATCAGTTAGGTTATAGCACTGGAGTAACATCTACGGATTATACTTCTGGTAATGCTGCTGAACTTGGAAACTATATTGGGCAAATACTTATAGATTACGGAAATTCGGATGGCGCAAGAGAAGCTACAGGTTATGATAATGCGTATTATCAGCCGGTTAACCCACCGTTAGCACCAGCTTATGAAGCCGTTTCGTTAACAGATCCTAATCGCTGGCAATCATTAAGTTTAGATACATATATTGACCAAAGTGGAAATTTAATTGATGGTGATGTTATTAACTTTTTAAGCCCTGAATGGGGAGATGTAACACCTTTTGCTATGTCAAGTGGTGATAAGGATATCTTTCAAAGAGATGGTGATGATTATAGTGTATACCACAATCCTGCAAATCCACCATATATAGATAACACCAATACAAGTGTTTCAAGCGAGGCCTATAAATGGAATTTTTCTATGGTGTCCGTTTGGGGTTCTCATTTAGATCCAGCTGATGGTGTTATGTGGGACATTTCACCTGGCGCTATTGGAAATACGCCTATTTCTTCATTTCCAACCGATTATACACAATACCCAACGTTTTATAATCGTGTGGTTGGAGGCGATCCAGGAACTGGACGTAATTTAAACCCTGTAACTAATCAGCCTTACCAGCCACAAGTTGTGCCTCGTGGTGATTATACGCGTGTATTAGCAGAATTCTGGGCAGATGGTCCAGATTCTGAAACGCCTCCAGGTCACTGGTTTACATTGTTAAATCATGTGTCTGATAATCCATTATTGGAGAAAAAACTGAATGGAACAGGAGACGTATTGGAACCTGTAGAATGGGATGTGAAATCGTATTTTATTTTAGGTGGTGCCATGCATGATGCGGCCATTACAGCTTGGAGTATTAAAGGATGGTATGATTATATTCGTCCAATTTCAGCTATTCGTTATATGGCCGATTTAGGTCAAAGTTCAGATGACCAATTAGCTAGCTATCACCCACAAGGAATTAAGCTTGAACCTGGTTTTGTTGAATTGGTAGAATCTGGCGATCCACTTGCTGGTGGTTTCGACCAAAATGTTGGTAAAATTAAATTATACTCTTGGAAAGGTCCTGACTTTGTTAGTAATACGGACACCGATACGGCTGGAGTAGGTTGGATTTTATCTGAAAACTGGTGGCCTTACCAAAGACCATCGTTTGTAACACCACCTTTTGCTGGTTTTATTTCAGGACATTCTACGTACTCAAGAGCGGCTGCTGAAGTTATGACCCTCATTACAGGAGATGAATATTTCCCTGGAGGAATGGGTGAGTTTGTAGCCTATAAAAATGATTTTTTAGTTTTTGAAGAAGGTCCATCTGTGGATATTACCTTGCAATGGGCAACATATCGTGATGCATCAGATCAATGTAGTTTATCAAGAATCTGGGGCGGAATTCATCCACCAGCTGATGATATCCCAGGCCGTATAATTGGTGAAACTATTGGTATTGAAGCATACAATTTTGCGATACCTTACTTTAATGGTTCTACATTAGGAGTTGATAGTTTTGCTTTGAATACATCAACTATTTATCCAAATCCAGTAACTTCTGGTGGGACGATTAATATTACCCATGCAAACCCAGATGATAACTATAAATTATATGATGTTAGTGGTCGTTCCATTACACTATCAAATACACAGTATGATGGATTTAGTGGGAATACTAGAGTAACCATTCCACCTACAACAGCCACTGGAGTATATATCCTGTCTGGAAATAATTTTTCACAGAAAATCATTATTAGTGGAAACTAA
- the pdhA gene encoding pyruvate dehydrogenase (acetyl-transferring) E1 component subunit alpha, with product MQKITKEVYLKWYEDMYFWRKFEDKLAAVYIQQKVRGFLHLYNGQEAILAGALHAMDLTKDKMITAYRNHVQPIGMGVDPKRVMAELYGKATGTSQGLGGSMHIFSKEHRFYGGHGIVGGQIPLGAGIAFGDKYHDRDAVTLCCFGDGAARQGSLHETFNMAMLWKLPVVFVCENNGYAMGTSVERTANHTDIWKLGLGYEMPCGPVDGMNPIKVAEAFDEAIQRARRGDGPTFLELKTYRYRGHSMSDAQHYRTKDEVAEYKKIDPITQVKEIILEKKYATEAEIKVIDKRVRALVDECEKFAEDSPYPEKNVMYDAVYDQEDYPFIQHKL from the coding sequence ATGCAAAAGATAACCAAAGAAGTATACCTAAAGTGGTATGAGGACATGTATTTCTGGAGAAAGTTTGAAGACAAACTAGCAGCCGTTTACATTCAACAAAAAGTAAGAGGATTTCTTCATTTATATAATGGTCAAGAGGCCATATTAGCAGGCGCTTTGCATGCTATGGATTTAACCAAAGATAAAATGATAACTGCGTATAGAAATCACGTTCAGCCAATTGGTATGGGTGTGGACCCTAAACGTGTTATGGCGGAACTATATGGTAAAGCAACAGGTACCTCTCAAGGACTAGGTGGCTCCATGCATATTTTTTCAAAAGAACACCGTTTTTATGGTGGTCACGGTATTGTTGGTGGTCAAATTCCATTAGGTGCCGGTATTGCATTTGGAGATAAGTATCATGATCGTGATGCCGTTACACTATGTTGTTTTGGTGATGGTGCTGCTAGACAAGGTTCACTTCACGAAACCTTCAACATGGCTATGCTTTGGAAATTGCCAGTTGTTTTTGTTTGTGAAAATAATGGCTACGCCATGGGAACCTCTGTTGAACGTACAGCCAACCATACCGATATTTGGAAGCTTGGTTTAGGCTACGAAATGCCTTGCGGCCCTGTAGATGGTATGAATCCAATAAAAGTAGCGGAAGCGTTTGATGAAGCTATTCAACGCGCTAGACGTGGAGATGGCCCTACATTTTTAGAGCTTAAAACCTACCGTTATAGAGGACATTCCATGAGTGATGCGCAGCATTATAGAACCAAAGATGAGGTTGCCGAATACAAGAAAATTGATCCAATTACCCAAGTAAAAGAAATTATTCTTGAAAAGAAATACGCAACCGAAGCAGAAATTAAAGTAATTGATAAACGTGTGAGAGCTTTAGTGGACGAATGTGAAAAGTTTGCCGAAGATTCGCCGTATCCAGAAAAGAACGTGATGTACGACGCTGTTTACGATCAAGAAGATTACCCATTCATACAACATAAACTATAA
- the ctlX gene encoding citrulline utilization hydrolase CtlX, which yields MSQTTNTILMIRPVHFRMNEQTAVNNYFQEDLDLKNAEINAKAQEEFDAFVDKLRAVGVSVIVENDIKALNAPDSIFPNNWVSFHENGDVALYPMFAENRRVERREDILLRLEEAGFKIENIIDYTEAENEGVFLEGTGSLLLDRINKKAYCALSARADEDLFIEFCEDFDYAPMLFTAFQTVEGKRLPIYHTNVMMCLAEKFAVICLDSIDDKKERKSIVKSLKEDGKSIIAITEAQMHQFAGNMLQVQGHLNQRYLVMSKAAHDSLTVAQINDIEKHCPILSSSLETIETCGGGSARCMMAEVFLPKA from the coding sequence ATGTCACAAACAACAAATACCATATTGATGATTCGCCCAGTTCATTTTAGAATGAATGAACAAACAGCGGTAAATAATTATTTTCAGGAAGATTTAGATCTTAAAAATGCTGAAATTAATGCCAAAGCGCAAGAAGAGTTTGATGCTTTTGTTGATAAATTACGTGCTGTTGGTGTTTCGGTAATTGTAGAAAACGATATCAAGGCATTAAATGCACCAGATTCCATATTCCCAAATAACTGGGTGAGCTTCCACGAAAATGGCGATGTAGCACTTTACCCTATGTTTGCTGAAAACAGACGTGTGGAGAGACGTGAAGATATTCTTTTGCGTTTGGAAGAGGCTGGTTTTAAAATTGAAAACATTATTGACTACACAGAAGCGGAAAACGAAGGTGTATTTCTTGAAGGGACTGGAAGCCTATTGTTGGATAGAATAAATAAAAAAGCCTATTGTGCATTATCTGCTAGAGCGGACGAGGATTTATTTATCGAGTTTTGTGAGGATTTTGATTATGCGCCAATGTTATTTACAGCGTTCCAAACGGTAGAAGGCAAACGTTTGCCAATTTACCACACAAATGTAATGATGTGTCTTGCCGAAAAATTTGCAGTAATTTGTTTAGATAGCATAGACGATAAAAAAGAGCGTAAATCCATTGTAAAGAGCTTAAAAGAAGACGGAAAAAGTATTATTGCCATTACAGAAGCGCAAATGCATCAGTTTGCTGGAAACATGCTCCAAGTTCAAGGACATTTAAATCAGCGGTATTTAGTTATGAGCAAAGCAGCTCATGATAGTTTAACCGTTGCTCAAATAAACGACATTGAAAAGCATTGTCCTATTTTATCAAGCTCGTTAGAAACTATTGAAACGTGTGGAGGTGGAAGTGCGCGTTGTATGATGGCCGAAGTGTTCTTGCCTAAAGCTTAA
- a CDS encoding pyruvate dehydrogenase complex dihydrolipoamide acetyltransferase, whose amino-acid sequence MAEIINMPRLSDTMEEGTVATWLKQVGDKIEEGDILAEIETDKATMEFESFHEGTLLHIGVQEGETTKVDELLAIIGEEGEDISDLIKGDSTTKKEEDTSESADADEDDSENESKKESEDKSKGKDAEDSSKDDTDKETELPEGVTVVTMPRLSDTMEEGTVATWLKKIGDTVEEGEILAEIETDKATMEFESFQSGTLLHIGLEEGETAKVDALLAIIGPEGTDVSAVAKNFKAEGTSDKQEDQPKSEKSEPKKEDKKEPKKETVIQSESRESSSSSSTSNSSGRVFISPLAKKMAEERGIDISQITGSAENGRIVKRDVENFKPSATSAAAVGKFVPTGEEDFDEVKHSQMRKVIAKRLAESKFTAPHYYLNVEFDMENTMAFREQYNSIPDIKISYNDIIVKACALALKKHPQVNSQWFDDKMKLNNHVHIGVAVAVPDGLVVPVVRFANEQSLPQIGAAVREYAGKAKNKKLTPQEMEGSTFTISNLGMFGIESFTSIINQPNSAILSVGAILEKPVVKNGQVVVGNTMKLTMACDHRTVDGATGSEFLLTLKGYIENPITMLV is encoded by the coding sequence ATGGCTGAAATTATAAATATGCCACGTTTAAGCGATACCATGGAAGAAGGTACCGTTGCCACGTGGTTGAAGCAAGTTGGAGATAAGATAGAAGAAGGTGATATCCTTGCTGAAATTGAAACTGATAAAGCCACGATGGAATTTGAATCGTTTCACGAAGGCACCTTATTACATATTGGTGTTCAAGAAGGAGAAACAACTAAAGTAGATGAGCTTTTGGCTATTATTGGCGAGGAAGGTGAAGATATTTCAGATTTGATAAAAGGAGATTCAACAACCAAAAAAGAAGAAGATACATCTGAATCTGCGGATGCAGACGAGGACGATTCTGAAAATGAGTCTAAAAAAGAGTCAGAAGATAAATCTAAAGGTAAAGACGCTGAAGATTCTTCTAAAGACGATACAGACAAGGAAACTGAATTACCAGAAGGTGTAACCGTAGTTACCATGCCACGATTAAGTGACACTATGGAAGAAGGGACGGTTGCTACCTGGTTGAAAAAAATTGGTGATACGGTTGAAGAAGGTGAAATTTTAGCAGAAATTGAAACTGACAAAGCCACGATGGAATTCGAATCTTTTCAATCTGGTACTTTATTACATATCGGTTTAGAGGAAGGCGAAACGGCAAAGGTAGATGCCCTTTTAGCTATTATTGGTCCAGAAGGAACAGATGTTTCAGCTGTTGCTAAAAACTTTAAAGCGGAAGGAACTTCAGATAAACAAGAAGATCAGCCGAAATCAGAAAAATCAGAACCAAAAAAAGAAGATAAAAAAGAGCCTAAGAAAGAAACGGTCATTCAGAGCGAAAGCAGAGAATCATCAAGTTCATCTTCTACGTCAAATTCAAGCGGACGCGTATTCATTTCGCCATTAGCAAAAAAAATGGCTGAAGAACGCGGAATAGATATTTCACAAATAACAGGATCTGCCGAAAATGGACGTATTGTAAAACGCGATGTCGAGAACTTTAAGCCTAGCGCAACCTCCGCAGCAGCTGTTGGGAAATTTGTACCAACAGGTGAAGAGGATTTTGATGAGGTGAAACATTCGCAAATGCGTAAAGTAATTGCCAAGCGCTTAGCAGAATCTAAATTTACGGCACCACATTACTATTTAAATGTGGAGTTTGATATGGAAAATACTATGGCGTTCCGTGAGCAATACAATTCCATTCCAGATATAAAAATTTCATATAACGATATTATTGTAAAAGCTTGTGCCTTGGCTTTAAAGAAACATCCACAAGTAAACTCACAATGGTTTGATGATAAAATGAAACTAAATAATCACGTTCATATTGGTGTTGCGGTTGCAGTTCCAGACGGATTAGTGGTACCTGTGGTGCGTTTTGCAAATGAGCAATCCTTACCTCAAATTGGCGCTGCTGTTAGGGAATACGCAGGAAAAGCGAAAAACAAGAAATTAACGCCTCAAGAAATGGAAGGCAGTACGTTTACCATTTCTAATTTGGGTATGTTTGGAATTGAAAGTTTTACATCTATTATCAATCAGCCAAACTCTGCTATTTTATCTGTTGGCGCTATTTTAGAAAAGCCGGTGGTAAAAAATGGCCAAGTAGTTGTAGGAAATACCATGAAGTTAACCATGGCTTGCGATCACAGAACGGTTGATGGCGCTACAGGATCGGAATTTCTTTTAACTTTAAAAGGTTATATTGAGAATCCAATAACCATGTTAGTGTAA
- a CDS encoding M28 family peptidase, with protein sequence MKKLILLFVAISIFSCKAKQENHQVKTGENISITASEVKETVSFLASDDQMGRGTGSVGIDVSANYIEKQLKEFGVKPYYDTYRDHFKVQEMDAYNVVGFLEGTDATLKNEIIIIGAHYDHIGTKAKMVASDSIANGANDNAAGTSSVLAMARYFGAKKSNKRSLMFVLFSAEEMGLLGSKHLANRLKDENANLYTVVNMEMIGVPFKDRDYVAFLTGYGKSNMAEKINAYVGANFLGESEVAKQYNLFKASDNYPFYDVFKMPSHTISSCDLSNYDFYHHVGDEIDKLDYDHMASLINQLIPGIEKMSNTATQEIKMHDE encoded by the coding sequence ATGAAAAAGCTCATTTTATTATTTGTTGCTATCAGTATTTTTAGCTGTAAGGCAAAACAAGAAAATCATCAAGTTAAAACTGGTGAAAATATTTCTATAACAGCTAGTGAGGTCAAGGAAACCGTTTCTTTCCTGGCGTCCGATGATCAAATGGGACGTGGTACGGGAAGTGTGGGTATAGACGTTTCTGCAAATTATATTGAAAAGCAATTAAAAGAGTTTGGTGTTAAACCTTATTATGATACCTATAGGGATCATTTTAAAGTTCAAGAAATGGATGCCTATAACGTTGTAGGGTTTTTAGAGGGAACCGATGCAACGCTAAAAAATGAAATTATCATTATTGGTGCTCATTATGATCATATTGGAACGAAAGCTAAAATGGTTGCATCCGATTCAATTGCTAATGGCGCCAATGATAATGCCGCGGGAACATCATCCGTTTTGGCCATGGCGCGCTATTTTGGAGCTAAAAAATCCAATAAACGTAGTTTAATGTTTGTGTTGTTTTCGGCGGAAGAAATGGGCTTATTGGGCTCTAAACATTTAGCTAATAGACTCAAAGATGAAAACGCTAACTTATATACCGTAGTAAATATGGAAATGATTGGTGTGCCTTTTAAAGATCGCGACTATGTAGCTTTTTTAACGGGTTATGGTAAGTCCAATATGGCTGAAAAAATTAACGCTTATGTAGGGGCTAATTTTTTAGGAGAATCTGAAGTGGCTAAACAGTACAATTTATTTAAAGCATCCGATAATTATCCGTTTTATGACGTGTTTAAAATGCCTTCACATACCATTTCGTCCTGCGATTTATCAAATTATGATTTCTACCATCATGTTGGTGACGAAATAGATAAATTGGATTATGACCACATGGCGAGTTTAATTAATCAATTAATTCCAGGTATTGAAAAAATGAGTAATACGGCAACCCAAGAAATTAAAATGCACGATGAGTAA
- the cdd gene encoding cytidine deaminase: protein MKEIKIESILQVYDDFDELPEAVASLMTQASEARSRAYSPYSNFSVGAALLLDNDEIITGNNQENASYPSGLCAERTAIYYAGSQFPDAKVVRMAIIAGSNIKHTMAPIPPCGACRQAIAEYEVKQNAPIEIYFMGETGKVVKSESLANLLPLIFDKTFL, encoded by the coding sequence ATGAAAGAAATAAAAATTGAATCCATTCTTCAGGTTTATGATGATTTTGATGAGTTGCCAGAAGCGGTAGCATCTTTAATGACACAAGCTTCTGAAGCTAGAAGTAGAGCCTATTCCCCGTACTCTAACTTTAGTGTTGGGGCAGCCTTATTGCTAGACAATGATGAAATTATTACAGGTAATAATCAGGAAAATGCATCGTATCCGTCTGGATTATGTGCCGAACGTACAGCTATTTATTATGCAGGCTCCCAATTTCCCGATGCTAAAGTAGTTAGAATGGCTATTATTGCAGGTTCTAATATTAAGCATACCATGGCGCCAATTCCACCATGTGGTGCATGCCGTCAAGCAATTGCCGAATATGAAGTGAAGCAAAATGCACCTATTGAAATCTATTTTATGGGTGAAACAGGAAAGGTTGTTAAATCAGAATCGCTTGCCAATCTATTACCTTTAATTTTTGATAAGACTTTTCTTTAG
- a CDS encoding SDR family oxidoreductase has protein sequence MSKNVIITGTSRGIGFELVKQFSEKGYQVLALSRNAKPILDLKLLNVTAFPFDLSKKADFHKVETFVKNEWGHVDILINNAGALLNKPFSETTLGDFEFVYKTNVFGVAEMTRVILPFMKTQSHVLTISSMGGVQGSMKFPGLAAYSSSKGAVITLTELWAEEYKESGICFNVLALGAVQTEMLEEAFPGFEVPMTPKSMANYIFDFSTTGQKYYNGKLLQVSNSTP, from the coding sequence ATGAGTAAAAATGTTATAATTACGGGAACAAGCAGAGGAATTGGGTTTGAATTAGTCAAACAGTTTTCAGAAAAAGGCTATCAAGTTTTAGCATTGTCAAGAAATGCAAAACCCATTTTAGACTTAAAGCTGCTTAATGTAACGGCTTTTCCTTTCGATTTATCAAAAAAAGCGGACTTTCATAAAGTGGAAACCTTTGTGAAAAACGAATGGGGCCACGTAGATATTCTAATTAATAATGCCGGTGCACTTCTCAATAAACCCTTTTCGGAAACCACATTGGGAGATTTTGAATTCGTATATAAAACCAATGTGTTTGGCGTTGCAGAGATGACACGTGTTATATTGCCGTTTATGAAAACTCAAAGTCATGTGCTAACTATTAGCTCAATGGGTGGCGTTCAAGGTAGTATGAAATTTCCTGGCCTTGCAGCTTATAGCTCTAGTAAAGGAGCTGTTATAACCTTAACAGAATTATGGGCAGAGGAGTATAAAGAATCGGGTATCTGTTTTAATGTATTAGCATTGGGCGCTGTTCAAACGGAAATGCTTGAAGAGGCGTTTCCAGGATTTGAAGTGCCCATGACACCAAAATCTATGGCAAATTATATTTTTGACTTTTCTACAACCGGTCAAAAATACTATAACGGCAAACTATTACAGGTGTCCAATTCCACGCCGTAA